TTTAACTTGCGAAGTCTGAAGATTGATAAATGAGGTATAATTTCCTTAAGAAAAAGTAAGTAAAAAAAGTGGTGACATATTATGTAAAAGTTGTGAAAGGTAAAACATTAGGATGTCCCACAAAATCTGTTTCGTGGCAGCTTTAAAGGGTTTCTATTGAGGCGAAAATTTTAATGGGTGTTTATAAGGATCCATAAAAAACATGAATTTCATGGGATGAAATGGTAGTATTAATTACTTGATATCTAGTTAAAAATAAGTATAATAATTCTAAGTACTTTATAATACGCAATCTAAATGTTATCAAATTATTTATAGGTACATGAAAGTTAACTGCTGATAATCTATTGTTGTAGTTGTAAATATTTTTAAAAAATAGCAAAGGCTTTATATATTAGGAGGTAACAAAGTGGATACAAAAGAACTTCTGTTAAAAAGACGTGTTTGTAGAGCCTTTAGAAAAGAACCATTAACTAGCGAGTTAATTCAAGAGTTATTGGAGGCTGCACAAAGTGCACCATCTGGTTCAAATATGCAGCCTTGGGAGGTTTATGTTGTTGCAAACAGAAAATTAGATATTTTAAGAGAAAAGATTTTAAAGGCATTAGAAGAAAAAAATAGGAATTATAGTATACCTTTTGAAGGGGAAGTTCCAGATAAATACTTATATAGAAGGAAAGAATTATTGGATGGGCTTAAAGTCTATCTCGAAGAAGATCAACTAAAGCTAGGTCATATTTTACAAGCAAGCCTTTCATTTTTTAATGCTCCAGCTGCAGCGTTTATTTATATACATAAAAGTTTATATCCATCAAGAGCTATTGATATAGGCTCATATATGGTTTATTTTATGTTAGCTGCAGAGAATTTAGGTTTTGGATCATGCCCTATTGGGTATATCAGGGGTGTTAGTGACGTTATTAATGAATTTATTGATGCACCCTCTGAATATTTGTTGCAAATAGCAATTGCCTTTGGTTATAAAGATGATGAGCGTTCAATTAATCACTTTAAATCAAAA
The window above is part of the Deferribacterota bacterium genome. Proteins encoded here:
- a CDS encoding nitroreductase, coding for MDTKELLLKRRVCRAFRKEPLTSELIQELLEAAQSAPSGSNMQPWEVYVVANRKLDILREKILKALEEKNRNYSIPFEGEVPDKYLYRRKELLDGLKVYLEEDQLKLGHILQASLSFFNAPAAAFIYIHKSLYPSRAIDIGSYMVYFMLAAENLGFGSCPIGYIRGVSDVINEFIDAPSEYLLQIAIAFGYKDDERSINHFKSKRAKISENTYIME